One region of Natronorubrum aibiense genomic DNA includes:
- a CDS encoding bactofilin family protein: MTRPFTGIAIVFILLGVAVMAGPTFGFDTIAADRGVSVATADDSSAYLGLEDRSGSAAIDSPADSTVVYTVTDNFGGADPATVDTSVVRITDDNNDPVTSTALSATVQPGSEANTFDVQLACDDATSLEGSYYILLQFVASDDGSSVDATRETAALIPVDCTAEPVEITVDEDGDVTAGGDVTVDNNVDVGGNISSGGSVTIDNNANVGGDIVAQGDITIWNNAISGDLIAGGNVDIRNNAEIDGDVMACGTVTVGNNAVVTGTILENQTDLPGIQC; this comes from the coding sequence ATGACACGTCCTTTCACAGGTATTGCGATCGTGTTCATCCTCCTCGGCGTAGCGGTTATGGCCGGGCCGACGTTCGGCTTCGACACGATCGCCGCCGATCGTGGTGTGAGCGTCGCGACGGCCGACGACTCGAGTGCCTATCTCGGCCTCGAGGACCGTTCGGGATCGGCGGCGATCGACTCGCCCGCGGATTCAACGGTCGTCTACACCGTGACCGACAACTTCGGCGGGGCTGATCCGGCTACCGTCGACACATCGGTCGTTCGGATCACCGACGACAACAATGACCCGGTCACGTCGACGGCGCTTTCGGCGACAGTCCAGCCCGGCAGCGAGGCCAATACGTTCGACGTCCAGCTTGCATGTGACGATGCAACGTCGCTCGAGGGATCTTACTACATCCTGTTACAGTTTGTTGCGTCGGACGACGGCTCGAGTGTGGACGCGACTCGAGAGACGGCTGCCCTCATACCCGTAGACTGTACTGCCGAGCCGGTCGAGATCACAGTTGACGAAGACGGCGACGTCACTGCTGGGGGCGACGTGACCGTCGACAACAACGTCGATGTCGGTGGCAACATCAGCAGCGGCGGGTCGGTGACGATCGACAACAACGCGAACGTCGGCGGAGACATCGTCGCACAGGGCGATATCACGATCTGGAACAACGCCATCAGCGGCGATCTCATCGCCGGCGGTAACGTCGATATTCGGAACAACGCCGAAATCGACGGTGATGTCATGGCTTGCGGGACCGTCACCGTCGGGAACAACGCGGTCGTCACTGGGACGATCCTCGAGAATCAGACCGATCTGCCCGGCATCCAGTGTTGA
- a CDS encoding DUF7344 domain-containing protein, whose translation MATQVANRSDPDQGEIFDLLSNQRRRYAIHYCKREGEPVELGDLAEHVAAWELDKEIDELTSAERKRVYTSLQQTHLPTLKRADMIEFDDRTIALTDHASELDVYLDIVPADSIPWGLYYLGLTVLGSVVMAALWLEVVPTETIPELGWATLVFALFAVSAVVHVVQSRQMRLGEMERPP comes from the coding sequence ATGGCGACACAGGTAGCGAATCGGTCAGATCCAGATCAAGGGGAAATTTTCGATCTACTGAGTAATCAGCGCCGTCGCTACGCGATTCATTACTGCAAGCGCGAAGGCGAGCCCGTCGAACTCGGCGACCTCGCCGAACACGTCGCCGCCTGGGAACTCGACAAAGAGATAGACGAACTTACATCGGCCGAACGCAAGCGCGTCTACACGTCACTCCAACAGACGCACCTGCCGACGCTCAAGCGCGCCGACATGATCGAGTTCGATGACCGAACGATCGCGCTAACTGACCACGCCTCGGAGTTAGATGTGTATCTCGATATCGTGCCGGCGGACTCGATTCCGTGGGGGCTGTACTATCTTGGGCTGACCGTGCTCGGATCAGTCGTGATGGCTGCGCTGTGGCTCGAGGTCGTACCAACGGAGACGATCCCCGAACTCGGCTGGGCGACGCTCGTCTTTGCGTTGTTTGCGGTCTCGGCAGTCGTCCATGTTGTCCAGAGTCGGCAGATGCGACTCGGGGAGATGGAGCGACCACCGTAA
- a CDS encoding DUF7289 family protein, giving the protein MTPRTHADTRSEPSADRGGAPIIGIVLLFGMVLAGAVLVFVAAGPLFDALESQSDRERAIIYMSQTDKALSTATFSDGSQPIEVPPNADMSIVDDGSIEVVWYNASDTDDPPWDGNGGCVAPESASGDLNALEYDLGDRTIIHQGGGIWEHSGGDSRVVSEPTIEYSNGSDDDTGSLRLQIMQLEEGDVGGSELAAMADHSKATALTSEIQAAATECDQTDIAFRIESSYHDAWYDYLEGTLEDGAEVTHNQGSVEVVIEGIRESSEPVSFIVEEDQGLKEPNGKSILPQVIEPSQNFRVGGVIKNVGSTTETQTVSVSIWGDDPEDEYERKNETIEDLGPGETENIGEEAGGGTFIHFAPGEFKHNLTPGETYNYTISTEDDATDEPGSFYYGYKGTQFELSNPDATVAGNVTVSADLHNRGVNDGNEKLTLELEYLDELPDELEDDPYADPIDAGTVERSFGENGTVELPINQSALIDGEYEATILTEDDEETVTFNVTAGVDPGRVGLNDIDNATVDISILSSQVSGLGLNHQLGTMTLEVLTERDGETYTEHVFENPEGGDNINTYPAWQNKSHHVYNTTIEIEGQATLTLASKSYGLPGNTAGCHRQLDPSRYHWYCEDFDASSTDYLVEPVDATADEQEQNLRVRTAADNGLPALQPGNDEQESVDEILADLSDPAIDRDGLWENGELDLKDNEFLFLFETTTECGMPDSGCATDTDDIDALWESAQEASGAGDPNFNDLIVYVKVNRADVNPGTPSIEIIPSSGDETDVGPGDSDKSGMDGSGTVVDNSDVDIGSDHIVIG; this is encoded by the coding sequence ATGACTCCTCGGACACACGCCGATACTCGATCAGAACCGTCCGCTGATCGAGGCGGTGCACCGATCATCGGTATCGTACTACTCTTTGGAATGGTACTGGCGGGTGCAGTACTGGTCTTCGTTGCCGCGGGGCCACTGTTCGATGCATTAGAGAGTCAAAGCGACCGAGAGCGCGCAATTATATACATGAGTCAAACCGATAAGGCGCTCTCGACAGCGACGTTTTCGGATGGATCACAACCGATCGAGGTGCCACCCAATGCCGACATGTCAATCGTTGATGACGGCTCGATAGAAGTCGTCTGGTACAATGCCTCAGATACTGATGATCCACCGTGGGATGGGAACGGGGGATGTGTTGCTCCTGAGAGCGCTTCGGGTGATCTAAACGCACTCGAGTACGACCTCGGTGATCGAACGATCATCCACCAGGGTGGTGGTATCTGGGAGCACAGTGGCGGCGACTCGAGGGTCGTCTCAGAGCCGACTATTGAATACAGCAATGGCTCGGACGACGACACCGGGTCGCTTCGACTCCAAATCATGCAACTCGAGGAGGGAGACGTTGGCGGGTCCGAGCTGGCTGCGATGGCAGACCACAGCAAGGCAACGGCACTGACATCCGAAATCCAGGCGGCAGCAACGGAATGTGACCAGACGGATATCGCATTCCGAATCGAAAGCTCGTACCACGACGCGTGGTACGACTATCTCGAGGGGACGCTCGAGGACGGTGCAGAGGTCACTCACAACCAAGGCAGTGTCGAAGTGGTGATCGAGGGGATCAGAGAGTCGAGTGAGCCGGTGTCGTTCATCGTCGAGGAAGATCAGGGACTCAAAGAACCGAACGGAAAGTCAATCTTGCCACAGGTTATTGAACCGTCTCAGAACTTTCGAGTCGGTGGCGTCATCAAAAACGTCGGAAGCACAACGGAAACGCAGACTGTCTCTGTTTCGATTTGGGGAGACGATCCTGAAGATGAATACGAGAGAAAGAACGAGACGATCGAAGATCTCGGTCCCGGCGAGACGGAAAACATCGGCGAGGAAGCGGGCGGTGGGACATTCATTCACTTCGCACCAGGAGAGTTCAAACATAACCTCACACCCGGCGAGACGTACAATTACACGATTTCGACTGAGGACGACGCAACCGACGAACCGGGGTCGTTCTACTATGGCTACAAAGGAACACAGTTCGAACTGTCGAATCCGGACGCGACAGTTGCTGGAAACGTCACAGTCTCCGCAGATCTTCACAACAGGGGCGTCAACGATGGCAATGAAAAACTGACGCTCGAACTCGAGTATCTGGATGAGCTACCGGACGAACTCGAGGATGACCCGTATGCAGACCCGATCGACGCAGGAACTGTTGAGCGATCGTTCGGCGAGAACGGGACTGTCGAACTGCCTATTAATCAGAGTGCACTCATCGATGGCGAGTACGAAGCGACGATACTGACGGAAGATGATGAGGAGACAGTGACGTTCAATGTCACTGCCGGCGTCGATCCAGGTAGGGTTGGGCTCAATGATATCGATAACGCAACGGTCGATATTTCTATTCTGAGTTCGCAAGTCTCCGGCTTGGGTCTGAACCATCAACTCGGAACGATGACCCTTGAGGTCCTGACCGAACGTGACGGGGAGACGTACACGGAGCACGTGTTCGAAAACCCCGAAGGTGGTGACAACATAAACACGTATCCTGCGTGGCAAAACAAGAGCCACCACGTCTACAATACAACGATCGAAATTGAGGGACAGGCGACACTAACGTTGGCATCGAAGTCGTACGGTCTGCCCGGAAATACAGCAGGCTGTCACCGGCAATTGGATCCGTCTCGGTACCACTGGTACTGTGAGGACTTCGACGCCTCGTCGACGGACTATCTCGTCGAACCGGTTGATGCAACCGCTGATGAACAGGAACAGAATCTCAGAGTTCGAACTGCGGCAGATAACGGTTTGCCGGCACTACAACCAGGAAACGACGAACAGGAAAGCGTCGACGAAATCCTTGCAGATCTCTCCGATCCGGCCATCGACCGTGACGGCCTCTGGGAGAACGGTGAACTGGACCTCAAGGATAATGAGTTCCTCTTCCTCTTTGAGACTACGACCGAGTGTGGAATGCCCGACTCTGGATGTGCCACGGATACCGATGATATCGATGCGCTCTGGGAGAGT